TTGGTAAATATCTGGGTTGTTGGTACGAGCTCAGATAAATGAGAAGGTGTTATACCAGCAATTTTTAATGCTTCTTCATCCCAATCCAGGTTTTCGAGATTCATCATGCCCATGGCTGAAGCCAGGGAATAATCAACAACATACTGATCAAAGAACTTTTTGAAAATATATTCTTTAATTCCAATATATTTTTTAACCTTGACAGCGATTTCAGGAAGATCATTCACAATCCAAGCTATTTTAGTTAATGGCGACATGGGGTGAATTGGTGTTCCTGTTCGTTTATAGACTTCTTGGCCATTCAATTCGTCTTTTATTTTATGTGCCCATGCTTCACTTCGATTATCTGCCCAAGTGATACAAGACGTAAGCGGCAGGTCATTTTCATCCATCGCAATGACACTATGCATGGCACTGCTAAATGAAACAAACGACAGCTTTTTTTGTGAGTGATGTTTCATTATGTTCGAAATGGCTTGTAGGACTGCTTGAAAAATCTCTTCCGGGTTTTGTTCTGCTGTCGCTATATCCGGTGTATAAAGCGGATACCCAATATTTTCTTGTTGGATGACTTCGCCTTTTTCACTAAATAAAACTGCTTTCGTACTTGTGGTCCCGATATCTATACCTAACATATAGTTAGTCATTTTGTTGCACTACCCCTTTAGACAGCATTTGTTGTGACATCCATAAGTCTTCTACTTTACCTTGAACATCATCAAAGTTTTCATGTAAAGACTTGATCATGAGGTCTCTATCTTTTCCCTTGATCGCTTCAATATAAAGCTCATGATTTCTTACAACCCGTGTAAAGTCTTCATACTTTTCTTTGAAACGCATACGCATCGACAAAAGGATGAGGCTTTCCATAACGGGCTTTAAATTATTCCAGATCATCAGGATGTATGAATGATTAACTGCACGAATAATCGTTTCATGGAACAAGACATCTTGATATGAAAACTCATCAGCATCACTATATTTAATTGCGACTTTCATCATTTCCAGTATTTTACTAAGTTCCATTGCTAAATCATTAGTGTCCATCTTTACAAGCCGTTCAAATACAAACGATTCTATGAGTAGACGGACATCATAAATTTCTTCTATTTCTTTTTCTGATAAACCAATAACAACTGCACCCATTCTTTCTAATCGGATGATATTTTCGGATGCCAGTATTTTTAACGCTTCACGAATGGGTGAGCGACTTACAGCAAAATCTGCAGCTAATTTATTTTCTGATAATATGGTACCGCTTTCAATTGCGCCAGAAATAATACGCATTCTAAGCTCGCATGTTACACGATCACCAGCAGAGGCTTTTAAAAGCCATTTGGAGGGATATAGGAATTCCCTTGATTCGACCATAAATTCACCTTCTTGATTATTCAAGTATACTTGTATACAAGTATTATAATCTAAATTTTTAATTTTGCAAGCGTATCCATCGCGTGTGTCCAAATGGAAAAAAAGAAGCACATATGTGCAAATGCACAATCAATTTCGTCTGTTCTTCAATATTTTTTACGTTCCGCAATCGATATAATGAAAGCGTAATCAAAAATTGCCCGGGGGTTAGGCAGATGGAAGGATTGACGATCAGTTGGATAGGAGCTCTGGCGGGGCTGGCTATTGCAATTATTTTGATATTGAGAAAGCTGAATCCGGTTTATGCTTTGTTTTTGGGAGCCATTGTAGGCGCTTTATTGGCGGAGCCAATTTGGAGCAGACCATTAGTGTATTGATTAGCGGTACGCAAAGTGTGATGGGGACGGTCATTCGTGTACTTGCTGCAGGTGTATTGGCGGGTGTGATGATGGAATCCGGGGCGGCGGAGACGATTGCGCAGGCTATTGTGAAGAAGTTTGGCGGCAGCAAAGCAATTCTCGCACTGGCTTTGGCGACGATGATTATTACGGCGGTGGGCGTATTTATTCCGGTCGCTGTGCTGATCGTGGCACCTATTGCGCTGTCGGTCGGGAACAAAATGGGGATTTCCAAGCTGGCGCTCCTGCTGGCCTTATCTGGAGGGGGAAAAGCGGGGAACATTATTTCTCCGAATCCCAATACGATTGCGGCGGCGCGCGGCTTCAACCTTGATTTGAGCCACGTGATGCTGGCAGGTGTGGTCCCTGCGATATGTGGCTTATTGATGACCGTTCTGGTGGCGTCTCTGTTGAAAACTAAAGGTGTAAAGGTATCCGATCAGGATACTATGGACAGTGATGTGGATACTTCGAAGTACCCGGCGCTGGACGGGCAATTGTAGCTCCGTTGGTGGCTGTTATTTTGCTGATGATTAACCCGATTGGGTCCATCTCCGGCATTGAAGCACTGTCGAGTTTCAAAGTCGATGCGATGTACATTTTGCCGATTGCCGGGATTGTGGGTATGCTGGCAATGGGGCAAGGACGCAATATTTTGAAATATTCAGCCTCTGGCTTAAATAAAATGACGGCGACCGTGCTGATTTTGATCGGTGCAGGCGGGATTGCAGGTCTGATCTCAGCGTCGGATTTGTCTGCGCAGGTGGTTGGCCTGATTGAAGCTTCGGGAGTTTCCGGCACATTGTTGGCACCGCTCGCAGGGATTCTGATGGCGGCTGCGACAGCGTCGACCTCGACGGGAGTCATTTTGGCGACAGGCTCGTTTGGGGAAGCGATTCTGAATATGGGGACGGCCCCGCTCGCCGCAGCTGTGATGGTGCATACAGGGGCAACGGTTATCGATTCCTTGCCACAAGGCAACTATTTTCACGTTACGGCAGACAGCATGAAAATGAGCATTAAACAACGGATGGGACTTATTCCTTACGAAGCTATTGTCGGTGGAACAATGGCCATTGTAGCGACACTGATGTATGGATTTTTACTTTAATATTGATGATGGGGTGAGAAGATGAGAGAGAAGACATTTGTGCTGGCACCGGATTCCTTTAAAGAAAGCATGACGGCTAAAGAAGTGTGTATCGCAATGGAGAAAGGACTGCGCAAGGTCTATCCGACGGCGAATTATGTCCACATTCCAATGGCGGACGGTGGTGAAGGAACGGTGCAGTCCCTGGTGGATGCGACAGGTGGGCAGCTTCGTTATCTCGAGGTGACCGGACCGCTTGGAGAACCTGTAACTGCTGCATACGGCTTGCTGGGAGACGGCACCACTGCGGCAATCGAGATGGCATCCGCCAGCGGAATCCATCTGGTCAATAAGGACAACAAAAACCCGCTAAAGACAACAACTTACGGTACGGGTGAGTTAATCCGTGAGTGTCTGAATCAGGGATTCGAAAGATTATTATAGGAATTGGTGGAAGCGCGACGAATGACGGCGGGACAGGCATGGCCGAAGCACTTGGTGTCAGATTTCTGGATGCCAAAGGAAACACTCTCCCTCGCGGAGGCGGCAGTCTGGGAGAACTGGCCAGTATTGATATTTCATCACTGGATGCTCGCTTGCAGCAGGTGCAATTGATTGTAGCCTGTGATGTGACGAATCCGCTGTGCGGAGAGCATGGGGCATCTCATGTATTCGGTCCGCAAAAAGGGGCAACCCCGGAAATGGTGCAGCAATTGGATGCCAATCTCGCCCACTATGCAGATGTGGTGAAGCGGCAGCTGGGCAAGGATGTGCGCGATCTTCCAGGTGCAGGCGCGGCTGGAGGATTGGGTGCGGGCCTGCTGATTTTTACTCAGGCGTCGCTGCAAAAAGGCATTGAGATTGTGATCGAATACACCGGATTAAAGCAGAAGCTGGCGAAAGCGGACATCGTTTTTACGGGGGAAGGCGGCATTGATTTTCAGACCAAATTCGGGAAGACTCCGTATGGAGTAGCCCAGGCGGCCAAACAATCCGGCAAAAAGGTCATTGCGGTCGCTGGCTATGTCGGGGAAGGGATCGACACGTTATACCAGGAAGGAATAGATGCGGTGTTTGGCATCGTGCCGGGAGCCTCGGAACTGGGTAAGCTGCTGGTCGAAGGGCCGCAAAATGTAGAGCGCACATGCGAGAATATTGCAAGGGTGCTTCAATTCAGCGAGTAGCCAATGAATTAGAAGGCGGATTATAGCACGAATGCGTTAGAAATGGAGCGCTCGTCCGCGTTCCCGGATTTTTCCCCTTAATACTGAGACAGATTGAATAAAATCCGGGAGTGGCGGCGAGGGAAATAGGCGTTTACCGCAGAATGATCTGGCATAATACAGCCGTTCATTGGTACAGTGCCAATAAGCCGTGTGTAAGCTCAAAAAGCTGAAGGAGATTCCGGGGATCTTTACCCGTTAAGGTATGAATCCGCTTTAGGCGGTATTGCAGGGTGTTGCGATGGATATTTAATTCGTCTGCAGTAAAGGAGACACTGCCGTTATGGTTAATAAAGCTGCGCAGCGTATCCAGCAAATCCACGGTATCTTCCAGCTTGCTGACCAGATGAATCGTGTTCGTCAGGCTGGATTGGCTCAGCTTGACCAGAAATTCGACTTCTGCAAAGGAAATCATCCGCACAGGCGGTCGCAGAGCCAGCAAAACATTCATGGTTGACTTGGCCTGTAAATAACATTCTGCAATGTTATGCTCTTGTCTGCTGATGGCAATCAGCACATCAGGATAGCTGCGTACAAGTGGCTTCAGCAGTTTGTCTATCTCATCCTGATTCTGGATCAGGATGAGATAGCTGTCTTCCTCCATATGAAAGGATGGATGCTGCATGAATATTTTCGACAGCTCGGCTACATAAACCGGGTCAGCAGGGAGATGCTTTACATATACTGCCGAAGTTTTTAGAAGCAGATCAATGTGATATTGAGCCGCTTCTTTTTTATTTTTTGAGTGTAGGCCCCTTGATGATGCAACAGCATTTCCAGCATGGATTTTTTGCGGTTGGCTTCGTGAGCCAGATGCTCCAGGGAGATCCTTTGTTCGATCAGGAGGGATACCGTAGTTTTGACGATGTTGCAAAAAGGGCGCACTTCATCGGGGTTTCCCGTGATGCCAATGACGCCGACCCGCTCATGATGAATGACAATCGGCTCATTGGTCCCTTGTTTCTCGTAGTGACCATCCTGCCATACTTCAATCATTTTTCCGGTTTCGAGCGCCTGAACGGCTCCTTGATGAACAGTCCCGACTCGTTCACTCTCTCCGCTGCCAATGATGATGCCTCGTTCGTTCATAATATTGATATTGTATGGAATATCCTTCATCATTTTATCTACGATGTCTTGGGCTTGTTTTTCGGAGATCTGGAACAGTTCGCGGTTCCTCCCTATACATAGTGATGTGACGGATTATACTTGTGAAATAGTTTTCATTTGATTGTGCATCTGAACAACATAATAAAGCGTGTTGCCGTACATGTCAGCCTATTTTATCACAGAAATGCAACCGTTTACGTATACGGAGAGGGAATTATAGAATTATACCCAAAAAGCAGGCTACTCCCAAGAGTCCCTGTTTTTCGAGTCGTTCCTATCTTTCACCAGCTGCGCAGTCTAATGGCGAACCTCGCTGAAGCTGTAGGTAATATCATGCAGCTCTTTCTTAAAACGACTATATTTAGATGCGGGCGTATATCCCAGCACCTGATAATAATCATTTTCGGTCTCAATAATCGCTACATGGGTGACATAATGGTTCACATCTTTCTGTCCTTTAATCGTAAACTCAATGGCAGGATATCCATGAATCGTTGTGTTAGAGGAAGGTCCTACAGTAGAAAGGTTAAACTCTTTGGTCATGTTGTATTGAATTTTCTCTGCGTAGTGCTGGAGAGTTACATTGCCCAGTTCCTTTTTCGAATTGGACACTACTGCAACGGACTTTTGAATGTACGGATTAAATATCGCAATATCAGTCATTTTTTCACGGTCCGGGTCTGTTGACCAGTCTAGCGGAGCTGAGATTTGAAACCGACCATCTTTACTTATAAAGTTCTGTTCTGCCCTGCTCACTGGAGCTTCAGGAGGTTGATAATTATGCAGCCATATATAAATAGCATTAACAAACGAGCCTCCCAAGATCACCATTGCGATAAAAAATATCAACAGCGAACGTTTCAGTGTCTTTTTGCTAATCGGCTCTAAATCCCGTACCTTTACAACATATGTACCTGCGGCTAGATCACCAATTCGTTGTCCTGTTGCAGTTACTAACACGCTGATAACAGCAGGTAACGAACCCATTAGAACAGGGTTGGTTTCAATCAATCTAAGCAAAGTGCGAATTAGCGATTTATGAAAACCAGGAGGCCTTTCTTCCCCGTTAACCACCTTAATACGAAAAACGAACTTACCCAGCGTATAGCCTGTATAACCTTCCAAAAGCAAATAATAGCAGAAAAAAGCTATAAGCAGGATAAACGGGTTGCAATCGCCAAAGGCAAAAACCATCTATCCGTTATTTGAATGACAGAGATAAACAAGCCAATATAACCGATCACAAAGAATATAAAATCAAATACCGTTGCTCCCCAACGCCTAAACAAAATAGACGAACCATAGGTTTTTGATATCTCTGCCATCCTGTTTGTTTCCCCATCGTTTTGGCCATGGCGAATGTACATTGTCTTGATGTTTCCTGCGGATTCTGTGACATGTGCTGGTTCTCCAAAAAATACACCTCTTTTTAATATTCAATCATTTAAAACACGCCCCTTATATTAACGGTTAATTTCTATTCCATGTTTAGGAAAACATCCTATAAACCATTAAAATAATATAAATATCCCTTGTGAATGAAATTAAAGAATAAACATGGGGACTACGATGCTTAAAATGTACTACTTGGAGTATACTTAAATGTCGACAGAAAGCCTAAGATAGATATAGCAGGAAACGCCCTAGACATTCTTTATTTTGGAAGATGGGAGATTGGAATGAACAAAAGGCAAACAGAAATTTTTCGCAGGTTGTTAACTGAACCGGGGCGGTTATGGTTAGTGCAGGATTTGGCGGATCGGACTGAGTGCTCTGAAAAGACGATCCGCAACGATCTGAAGGTAATTGAAGAATATATAGTCAAGCATTCCAGCGCCAATCTGGTGAGAAGGCCGGGACGCGGCATTTATCTGGAGATGGATGAATTGGAGCGGATAGATTTGTTCCATCGACTGTATGCGGACGAGAGTAGAGTCCAACATGAGTCGGATGAGGAAAGGGTGCTGCATCTCGCCTATCGTCTCTTGATGGCTGCCAAGCCTGTAACCATACAGGATCTGGCCTCCCAGTATTATGTGAATAAAACGGTGATCCGTAGAGATATGGAGAAGATCGAGGACTGGCTGCACAGCCTTGATCTTGCCTTGATTACCAAGCAGCGCGTAGGATTGACGATTCAAGGCTCCGAGAAAAACAAGCGGATAGCTTTGGCACGGCTGAACCAACTGATAGATAGTCCTGAGTTAACAGGACAAATGATGCGCAAACAGTTTGAACCGCACGAGATTGCAACCATACATCATGAACTAAAAACATTTCAAAAACGTCATGAGCTCAGCTTCACTGATGAAGCTTTCGAAGGTCTAATGCTGCATATCCTGTTAATGGTCAAACGAACCAAGCTCGGACAGCCCATCTCGCTCTCCGGGCAGGACATTGCCTTTTTGCAGGAAAAAGCTGAATTTACATGGGCTACGTCTTTTTTACAGCAGCTGCAAAAGCTGTTTGCCGTGCCTTTTTCTCGGGAAGAGACGGCTTATTTAACCCTGCATCTGCTTAGCGGGAAGTTCCGTTACCAGCAGGAGAAAAGGAAGGGAAAGCAGAGCGATCTGGCAGACAGCCATCCGCTTTTGCCTGCATTGGTTGAGCAGCTGATCCAGCGGATGTCAGAGCTGAATATGATTGCTTTTGACAAGGACAAGATGCTGCTAAACGGGTTGAAGATTCATTTATATACGACCCTGAACCGTCTTCAATATGGTCTGACTGTGTCCAATCCCATGCTGGCCGAGATCAAGAAGATGTACCCCTACATGTTCGACCGGGTCATTATTGCACTGGAAGAGGTAGGGAGAATGATCCGATTATCATTTCCCGAAGAGGAAGCAGCGTATTTAACCCTGCATTTCCAAGCCTCTGTGGAGCGGCTTCATCAGAGGACAGTCATCCTCAAAGAGCAGTCATCGTATGTCACATGGGCATTGGCATGTCCCAGCTGCTGCGTACAAAGGTGGAACGCAAATTTCCGTCTGTGCATGTGGAAACCACGATATCGAAAGCGGAAGTTCAAGACTATCTGGCAGCCCATGAGGTGGAGCTTGTCATTACAACCGTAGCTCTCCCGGACATAAAAGTTCCCCACATTCTCGTCTCTCCATTGCTGGATGCCAAGGACGAGCGTCAGCTGGAGCAGGTGATCAGACGATTGGATGAGCCGGAACACAGGGTGGCAGATGAATCTGTATTTTTCAGGTATACGACGCCTTTTCTGGTCTTTCCCCAGCAGGAAGTGCAACGCCCCGAACAAATTATCTCCAAGCTGGCGCGAATACTGGAGAACAAGGGATATGTCGAGGAAGGTTATGTGGAAAGTGTGCTGGCGCGAGAAAAAATGTCCGCTACCACGATTGGTGGAGTGTTGCCATCCCGCATGGCGGCTCGGAGTGGATCAGACAGTCAGCTATTGTAGTCGCTACCTTGAGGCAGCCACTCACCTGGGGAACCGAGAAAGTAGAGCTTGTGTTCCTGCTTGCGGTTAAACAGGATAGACGCGAAGAGATGCGACAGTTGTTTAAGGAATTATCCCTGATCAGTGAGCAGCCGGCTATGGTGCATGCATTGTCCAAGGAGACTGATGCGATGAGATTATTAGGGAAGCTAAAAGGATAAGTGAATACCAAAAGCTGTGCTCTGGAGCAGGACTTATATAAGTCCTGCTTTTTGTCCTTATAAATCCGTTTTCCGAAAGTTCCGGTAAAAAGTTCGATCAATAACAGCCAAATAGACGTTTATACTATCAATGTAAGCGGAAACATCACAGAGAAGGGGAATGACTATGAAAATATTGGCGATTACCTCATGTCCTAACGGAATTGCACATACGTATATGGCAGCTGAGAATCTGCAAAAGGCAGCAGCGAAACTGGGCATCGAGATGAAGGTCGAGACACAAGGCTCCATTGGAGTCGAAAATCAATTAACGGAGCAGGAGATCCGTGAAGCGGATGGCATTATTATTGCAGCAGATAAGACGGTGGTAGAAGACCGGTTCGTTGGCAAGAAACTGCTGGTCGTTGGTGTACAGGATGGTATCCGTCGTCCGGAAGAGTTGATCCAGCGGGTGATGAAAGGCGATGTGCCTGTGTACGAGGCACAGTCACGTTCTGCCGAAGGTAGTACAGAGGAGAAAAAACCGAAGCAAAACCCAATCTACCGCCACTGATGAATGGTGTGTCCTATATGGTGCCCTTCATCGTCATCGGAGGCTTGCTCATTGCCATTGCACTGACGATTGGCGGTGAGAAGACACCTGGCGGTCTGGTTATACCGGACGGTTCGTTTTGGAAGACGATTCAGGATATCGGTCGGCTTCGTTTACCTTTATGGTACCGATCCTCGCTGGATTATCGCGATGAGCATTGCCGATAGACCGGGCTTGCACCGGGTATGATTGGCGGATTTATTGCTGCGAACGGCAGTTTTTATGGAAGTGAGGCGGGGGCCGGATTTATCGGTGGAATTATTGCCGGTTTTCTGGCGGTTATGTTGCACTGGGGATTCGGAAAATAAAGGTTGGCCGGCGTTACAGCCGATCATGCCTATTATTATTATTCCCGTATTGTCATCCTTGATTGTGGGATTAATCTTTGTGTTTGTAATCGGTGCTCCAATTGCGCAATTGTTTGAATCTTTAACAGGTTGGCTTGCAGGTATGCAAGGCACAAGCTCGATTCTGCTGGCGCTGATCTTGGGGCGATGATCTCCTTTGATATGGGCGGTCGGTGAATAAAGTGGCCTTCTTATTGGCTCAGCCATGATTGGCGAAGGAAATTATGAATTATGGGTCCCAATCGCCGTTGCGATTTGTATTCCACCGATTGCGATGGGACTTGCAGCGATGATCAACAAACGTAAATTTGCACCGTCGGAACGCGAGGCCGGGAAAGCAACATTTACGATGGGTCTGTTCGGCATTACCGAAGGTGCCATTCCATTCGCGGCGCAAGATCCACTCCGTGTTATTCCCAGTATCATGGTAGGATCCATGGTCGGTTCAGTCATCGCCATGCTGGGGAATGTAGGCGATAGGGTAGCTCACGGTGGGCCGATTGTAGCCGTGCTTGGTGCAGTTGATCATGTGTTTATGTTCTTTATCGCCGTTATTATCGGCGTAGCCGTAACGGTTGTCATGGTAAGCCTGCTGAAAAAAGATATTGCGACTGTAGATACGGCCG
This DNA window, taken from Paenibacillus kribbensis, encodes the following:
- a CDS encoding GntR family transcriptional regulator, with protein sequence MVESREFLYPSKWLLKASAGDRVTCELRMRIISGAIESGTILSENKLAADFAVSRSPIREALKILASENIIRLERMGAVVIGLSEKEIEEIYDVRLLIESFVFERLVKMDTNDLAMELSKILEMMKVAIKYSDADEFSYQDVLFHETIIRAVNHSYILMIWNNLKPVMESLILLSMRMRFKEKYEDFTRVVRNHELYIEAIKGKDRDLMIKSLHENFDDVQGKVEDLWMSQQMLSKGVVQQND